A part of Vigna radiata var. radiata cultivar VC1973A chromosome 11, Vradiata_ver6, whole genome shotgun sequence genomic DNA contains:
- the LOC106778038 gene encoding ATP-dependent Clp protease proteolytic subunit 4, chloroplastic has product MDLLSISPSHPSPSLRTLSQNPKLLISSFAPKPSFSFSRFSKPIKTPPRCGVSASPISSKSLNFGSDSPSPSLSFQLSAPQTPATAARGADGDVMGLLLRERIVFLGSSIDDFVADAVMSQLLLLDAQDPTKDIKLFINSTGGSLSATMAIYDAVQLVRADVSTVALGISASTASVILGGGTKGKRFAMPNTRIMIHQPLGGASGQAIDVEIQAKEVMHNKNNITRIISGFTGRSFEQVQKDIDRDKYMSPIEAVEYGIIDGVIDRDRIIPLMPVPERVKSTLNYEEISKDPRKFLNPEIPDDEIY; this is encoded by the exons ATGGATTTGCTATCAATTTCTCCCTCTCACCCTTCACCTTCCCTTCGCACCCTTtcccaaaaccctaaacttcTCATTTCCTCTTTCGCCCCAAAACCCTCTTTCTCCTTTTCGCGCTTTTCCAAACCCATTAAAACCCCACCACGATGCGGCGTCTCGGCCTCGCCAATTTCCTCTAAAAGCCTAAACTTTGGGTCCGACTCTCCAAGCCCCAGTCTCTCTTTCCAGCTATCCGCGCCGCAGACGCCGGCGACGGCCGCGAGAGGGGCGGATGGCGACGTTATGGGGTTGTTGCTAAGGGAGAGAATCGTATTCCTTGGGAGCAGCATCGATGACTTTGTGGCTGATGCGGTTATGAGTCAGTTGCTTCTGTTGGATGCCCAAGACCCCACTAAGGATATAAAGCTGTTTATTAATTCTACTGGGGGTTCTCTCAG TGCTACAATGGCTATCTATGACGCCGTACAGCTTGTGAGGGCCGATGTTTCCACGGTTGCACTTGGAATTTCAGCCTCAACAGCTTCTGTTATCCTCGGTGGTGGCACCAAAGGCAAGCGCTTTGCTATGCCAAATACACGAATTATGATTCACCAACCTCTGGGAGGTGCTAGTGGACAAGCTATAGATGTAGAAATTCAGGCTAAAGAAGTTATGCACAACAAGAATAATATCACAAGAATTATATCAGGTTTCACTGGACGCTCATTTGAGCAAGTACAGAAAGATATTGATAGGGATAAATATATGTCTCCAATTGAAGCAGTTGAGTATGGAATTATTGATGGTGTAATCGATAGAGATAGAATTATTCCTCTCATGCCAGTGCCAGAAAGGGTGAAATCAACACTAAACTATGAAGAAATTAGTAAAGACCCAAGGAAATTCCTAAACCCAGAAATTCCTGATGATGAGATATACTAG
- the LOC106777382 gene encoding uncharacterized protein LOC106777382 gives MEGRGFSGLYKNTSEELFLKTVMESPIGMPVPTMDMMGFKAVSQNFRTDSEELFKRWLTNGEGYNSSSMGLNSRLSKRISTELANNVSNEQRVSVASEGKNNDKLYTQNNLFANDVSGDINFQIRDPVNRELQSSSDLFLAKAWFLSDQRVTRSRSSELRRKYTEMQNSQTKQGMESMSMAPQHVVDSTKQEIANFNGFDYITVCELPSQKGSFMSPSNSSSSTFHAHQMVNADKVSSCVSMLKGTLQRKRLWNQVEKEAAGDSLNGLFYPQEPHFQTGFSEEQENWNDQKLINVQGASTGQIKDPGVYFGSDGFANQTNQTYVANVSREPSQSESSAAAPVISSGLDACEGPSNSNQNLCESSWKQVGVSRSSENTQNRVKGVREQIMDNIKDDRKRKSLERYGSVTSAVSEEKGDSTKKRRVERSRKMAEAKERNLTPSVPSDMQTVLKRCENLEKEVRSLKLNLSFMNRKDSEQTKQIEDLQKQNEDLADEKERLLEEIERILSETGKI, from the exons ATGGAAGGGAGGGGTTTTTCTGGCTTATACAAGAATACAAGTGAGGAGTTGTTCCTGAAGACAGTGATGGAGAGTCCTATTGGTATGCCAGTGCCTACCATGGATATGATGGGATTCAAAGCTGTTTCACAAAACTTCCGCACCGACAGTGAAGAGCTCTTCAAACGTTGGTTAACAAATGGAGAG GGGTACAATTCATCAAGCATGGGACTAAACAGTCGATTATCAAAGAG GATCTCCACCGAACTTGCAAATAATGTGTCTAATGAACAACGTGTTAGTGTAGCTTCAGAGGGAAAAAACAATGACAAATTATACACGCAAAATAACCTTTTTGCAAATGATGTTTCAGGTGACATCAATTTTCAAATCAG AGATCCTGTTAACAGAGAATTACAATCTAGCAGTGACCTGTTTCTGGCCAAG GCCTGGTTTCTTAGTGATCAAAGAGTAACAAGAAGCCGGTCCTCTGAATTGAG GCGGAAGTATACTGAAATGCAAAATTCTCAAACAAAACAAGGAATGGAATCAATGAGCATGGCCCCTCAACATGTTGTGGACTCTACAAAACAAGAAATAGCAAATTTTAACGGTTTTGATTACATTACTGTGTGTGAGCTTCCAAGCCAAAAGGGATCATTCATGTCTCCATCTAACTCATCTTCTTCTACCTTCCACGCTCATCAAATGGTTAATGCTGATAAAGTATCATCTTGTGTTAGTATGCTAAAGGGTACATTGCAACGCAAGAGACTATGGAACCAAGTTGAGAAAGAAGCTGCAGGAGATAGCTTAAATGGACTTTTTTATCCTCAAGAACCACATTTCCAAACTGGTTTTAGTGAAGAACAAGAAAATTGGAATGATCAAAAGCTAATAAATGTGCAAGGAGCCTCCACTGGTCAAATTAAGGATCCTGGAGTTTACTTTGGCTCGGATGGTTTTGCAAATCAGACAAACCAAACATATGTTGCAAATGTTTCTCGTGAACCTTCTCAAAGCGAATCCTCTGCTGCTGCACCAGTAATCTCTTCTGGTTTAGATGCATGTGAAGGCCCAAGtaattcaaatcaaaatctttGTGAAAGCTCGTGGAAACAAGTGGGAGTGAGTAGAAGTTCAGAAAACACCCAAAACAGAGTCAAAG GTGTCAGAGAACAGATAATGGATAATATAAAAGATGACCGGAAG AGGAAAAGTCTAGAAAGATACGGATCTGTAACATCAGCTGTTTCAG AGGAGAAAGGAGACAGCACAAAAAAGCGTAGAGTGGAGCGTTCAAGGAA AATGGCAGAAGCAAAGGAAAGAAATTTGACACCATCAGTTCCCTCTGATATGCAAACTGTCTTAAAACGGTGTGAAAACCTTGAGAAGGAAGTTCGGTCACTGAAACTTAACTTATCCTTCATGAATAG GAAGGATTCTGAACAAACAAAGCAGATAGAGGATCTTCAGAAGCAGAATGAAGACTTGGCAGATGAAAAGGAACGTCTCCTTGAAGAGATTGAAAGAATTCTTTCTGAAACTGGAAAAATCTAA